One genomic window of Methanosarcina acetivorans C2A includes the following:
- a CDS encoding NAD(+)/NADH kinase, whose product MAIRKIGIASRCDRPEVLQMVRDIIAHFYSKVQIYVSTATADVLDIEGTPVERMRDKGVELIISVGGDGTVLRNIAKMKDPLPVLGINMGTLGFLVDVEPEDAIETIEEVLYGFSYLERMRVDVFLNGEMLETATNEVAVMSAKPAKIIQFEVYVNDCLLDEMRADGVVFATPTGSTAYAMSAGGPIINPRVNAIVVVPVAPFKLSARPWVIPSDSEITVKLSDHKKEAVIAIDGQKSYRIRPDDVVKLKKSKYPARFVRISDTCFYERVQRKLS is encoded by the coding sequence TTGGCAATTAGGAAAATAGGGATCGCATCACGCTGCGATAGGCCTGAAGTACTTCAGATGGTAAGGGATATTATCGCACACTTCTATTCGAAGGTGCAAATCTATGTCTCCACTGCCACAGCTGATGTGCTGGACATTGAGGGCACTCCTGTCGAAAGGATGAGGGACAAGGGAGTCGAACTCATCATAAGTGTGGGTGGTGACGGGACAGTCCTCCGAAATATTGCCAAAATGAAAGACCCTCTCCCTGTACTGGGAATTAACATGGGCACCCTCGGTTTCCTTGTAGATGTGGAACCTGAGGATGCAATTGAGACCATAGAGGAAGTTCTCTACGGGTTTTCGTATCTTGAAAGGATGCGGGTAGACGTCTTCCTTAACGGGGAAATGCTTGAGACAGCCACCAACGAGGTCGCTGTAATGTCTGCAAAACCTGCAAAGATTATCCAGTTTGAAGTTTACGTCAATGACTGCCTTCTGGATGAAATGCGTGCCGATGGTGTGGTTTTTGCAACCCCTACAGGTTCGACTGCCTATGCAATGAGCGCGGGCGGGCCCATCATAAACCCACGGGTAAATGCAATCGTGGTGGTTCCTGTCGCTCCTTTCAAGCTTTCGGCAAGGCCATGGGTCATCCCTTCGGACAGTGAAATCACAGTGAAATTGTCGGATCATAAAAAAGAAGCTGTAATTGCAATTGACGGGCAGAAGTCTTACAGGATCAGACCTGACGATGTTGTCAAACTGAAGAAATCAAAATATCCTGCGCGTTTTGTAAGGATTTCCGATACCTGCTTTTATGAAAGAGTTCAGCGGAAACTTTCCTGA
- a CDS encoding DUF3160 domain-containing protein: MKCLTRTAIAYLTFLIFFGSIFTAGCLEQSSGSSEENGTEEKEVNNNGSSSTGYLKTEAVNLSGLEAGNSSLAVNYRLDALDTELKAPQYDLPLQESEITNYEEFSQKFLTDEAALEKLKENGFVVISNPYNPKEEEITAMYDRLGSEGRPIFISSDSLLHLYHVQFDDSMSQVEESELFDLLWELDEALLNSSIEEYNSASGEEKEAIRRNTAYFAVALSLLQPDENQIKYQFEVPAFVREDVDAELALIEVHEGFALSPIFLYKEDYSQYVPRGHYTHSEKLQNYFRAFMWHGRMSMLLKGKLIQAEDPEKEARIQTIQASLISSSLENDPDLLQKWDRLYAITAFYVGVSDDLGPYEYMEAMETAFGNESRNFNAATIGELKVELAGYRSPEIYGGTGSGSHELILTAEQADELLEDTKGFRFMGQRFIPDSYMFSRLTGPYTNEYTGNQEDVPFTYISSSYGNNRGFPRGLDTMALLGSDRAVYWLDELNDSSYKNYSLRYGELDSEFSNFSTADWNRNLYWSWLYSLQPLLKDYGEGYPTFMQTPAWKDKELTTSLASWTELRHDTILYSKQNYAIAESLPIFGDKTVGYVEPVPAFYNRLLALTRMTGDGLGELDALDEDSKRRFESLESILERLIDISEKELENEELTEEDKFYIFEFGDRLEMLGGVDEETRKTTLVADVHTEPNSELVLEEGTGYVDMIIVAYKLPDDRIFLAAGPVMSHYEFKQPMSDRLTDEKWREMLEEEPPEKPEWTSTYGA, translated from the coding sequence GGTCAAGCGAGGAGAATGGGACAGAAGAAAAAGAAGTAAACAATAATGGAAGCTCTTCAACAGGTTATTTGAAAACCGAAGCAGTAAATCTTTCCGGGCTTGAGGCTGGAAACTCTTCTCTTGCAGTAAACTACAGGCTTGACGCTCTTGATACCGAACTAAAAGCTCCCCAGTACGATTTGCCCCTGCAGGAATCGGAGATTACGAATTACGAAGAATTTTCGCAGAAATTTTTGACAGATGAGGCAGCCCTGGAGAAGCTGAAAGAAAACGGGTTTGTGGTGATTTCCAACCCCTACAACCCAAAAGAAGAAGAGATCACTGCTATGTATGATAGGCTTGGCAGCGAAGGACGGCCTATTTTCATAAGTTCAGATTCCCTTCTGCACCTTTATCACGTCCAGTTTGACGACAGCATGAGCCAGGTCGAAGAAAGTGAATTATTTGATCTTTTATGGGAACTTGATGAAGCCCTGCTGAACAGCTCGATTGAAGAATATAACAGCGCATCAGGAGAGGAAAAGGAAGCCATAAGAAGAAATACAGCCTACTTTGCTGTGGCATTAAGCCTGCTCCAGCCAGATGAAAATCAGATAAAATATCAGTTTGAGGTTCCTGCTTTTGTAAGAGAAGATGTTGATGCCGAACTTGCCCTGATAGAAGTCCATGAAGGCTTTGCTCTTTCTCCGATATTTCTGTATAAGGAAGACTATTCCCAGTACGTGCCAAGAGGGCATTATACCCATTCCGAAAAGCTGCAAAACTACTTCAGGGCTTTTATGTGGCACGGCAGGATGAGCATGCTCCTTAAAGGAAAATTGATCCAGGCCGAAGACCCGGAAAAGGAAGCCCGCATCCAGACCATCCAGGCAAGCCTGATCAGCTCCAGTCTGGAAAACGATCCGGATCTTCTTCAGAAATGGGACAGGCTCTATGCGATTACTGCTTTTTATGTCGGCGTTTCTGACGATCTCGGACCTTATGAATATATGGAAGCAATGGAGACGGCGTTCGGAAACGAATCAAGGAATTTCAACGCAGCAACGATCGGAGAGCTGAAAGTGGAGCTTGCAGGGTATCGGAGCCCGGAGATCTACGGAGGCACAGGAAGCGGGAGCCATGAACTCATTCTAACGGCTGAACAGGCCGATGAACTCCTTGAGGATACGAAAGGTTTCAGGTTTATGGGGCAGCGTTTTATCCCTGACTCTTATATGTTCTCAAGGCTAACCGGCCCTTACACTAACGAGTATACAGGAAATCAGGAAGATGTGCCTTTTACCTATATAAGTTCCTCATACGGAAACAACCGGGGCTTTCCGCGTGGGCTTGATACGATGGCTCTCCTAGGTTCAGACAGGGCTGTTTACTGGCTTGACGAGCTGAACGATTCCAGTTACAAAAATTACAGTCTAAGATACGGGGAACTGGACTCGGAGTTTTCGAACTTCAGCACAGCCGACTGGAACAGGAACCTCTACTGGTCCTGGCTTTATTCCCTCCAGCCTCTCCTCAAAGACTATGGAGAAGGCTACCCGACCTTCATGCAAACCCCTGCCTGGAAGGACAAGGAATTGACCACCTCCCTGGCCTCCTGGACCGAGCTCAGGCATGATACGATTCTCTATTCAAAACAGAACTATGCAATAGCGGAATCACTTCCCATATTTGGGGACAAAACTGTGGGATATGTTGAGCCAGTGCCCGCATTTTATAACAGGCTGCTGGCCCTTACCCGGATGACTGGAGACGGACTTGGAGAACTGGATGCGCTTGATGAAGATAGTAAACGAAGATTTGAGAGCCTTGAAAGCATTCTGGAAAGGCTTATCGATATTTCCGAAAAGGAGCTTGAAAATGAGGAGCTAACAGAAGAAGACAAATTTTACATCTTTGAATTTGGTGACCGTCTCGAAATGCTCGGGGGTGTCGACGAAGAAACCAGGAAAACTACCCTTGTTGCAGATGTCCACACTGAGCCCAATTCCGAACTCGTGCTTGAGGAAGGGACAGGATATGTGGATATGATAATCGTGGCTTACAAGCTTCCTGACGACAGGATCTTCCTGGCTGCTGGGCCGGTTATGAGTCATTACGAGTTCAAGCAGCCCATGTCTGACCGCCTGACCGACGAAAAATGGAGAGAAATGCTGGAGGAAGAACCGCCGGAAAAGCCGGAGTGGACTTCGACATATGGGGCTTAA
- a CDS encoding IS1634 family transposase, whose product MTLSPSSESTTHLGHYGLIAGVFDELDISDLIDTLLPKKSGHNIPHSTVIKAMCINGLGFTERRLYLFPNFFENLPTERLLGEGVLPEHLNDDVFGRTLDKIYEHGATELFNYIILQAMKHVPINPRFCHTDTTNFSVYGDYENDDGKTINITYGHPKDKRVDLLRFSISMVTDQKGIPLFVRALDGNSSDKKALIKTIKELTQNLNLDERVYHVADSAFYTEDNVKEIGTNAFFISRAPATINEAKELLIADLILKTCSDERYSCYSTKSCYGGVEQLWVVFCSEEMKKKEEKTFEEKIIKELEVAEKSLKKLSNREFACEADARMAAEQWLKENESYEFTKLDIKTKSHRLENKKGRPRKDEEVQTFYMIEAEIKHDREKVQERRAKLGRFILATNDLELTPDQLLEYYKEQGTVERGFRFLKDKSFRVSEVYLKKESRIEALAMVMVLCLLLYSIAEWKLRTRLEEAKEAIRNQVKKKTQTPTMKWVFFLFRRITELVIEIDGKRIKKVLNLDEENIKVLKLMGEKYEKYYM is encoded by the coding sequence ATGACTCTTTCCCCTAGCTCTGAATCTACAACTCATCTTGGTCATTATGGTCTTATTGCTGGCGTATTTGACGAGCTTGATATTTCAGATTTGATTGACACTCTCCTTCCCAAGAAAAGTGGCCATAACATTCCTCATTCTACTGTTATCAAGGCAATGTGCATTAACGGTTTAGGATTCACTGAGCGCCGTCTTTACCTGTTTCCAAACTTTTTTGAAAATTTACCCACTGAGAGGTTACTGGGAGAAGGTGTTCTCCCAGAACACCTTAATGACGATGTTTTTGGCAGAACTTTGGATAAAATCTATGAACACGGAGCAACCGAACTCTTCAACTATATAATTCTGCAAGCTATGAAACATGTTCCCATTAATCCCCGTTTCTGTCATACAGATACTACTAATTTCAGTGTTTATGGTGACTATGAAAACGATGATGGCAAAACTATCAACATTACTTATGGTCATCCAAAAGACAAGAGAGTCGACTTACTTCGTTTTTCCATTTCCATGGTTACTGACCAGAAAGGAATTCCTCTTTTCGTAAGAGCATTAGATGGCAACAGTTCCGACAAGAAAGCTCTCATCAAAACCATAAAGGAACTAACACAGAACCTGAATCTTGATGAAAGAGTCTACCATGTTGCAGACAGTGCATTTTATACTGAAGATAATGTGAAAGAAATAGGAACTAACGCTTTTTTTATATCGAGAGCTCCTGCAACCATCAATGAAGCAAAGGAACTCTTAATAGCCGACTTAATTCTGAAAACATGCTCTGATGAACGTTATTCTTGCTATTCTACAAAGTCCTGTTATGGCGGAGTTGAACAGTTATGGGTTGTATTCTGTTCAGAGGAAATGAAAAAGAAGGAAGAGAAGACTTTTGAAGAAAAGATTATTAAGGAGCTTGAAGTAGCAGAAAAATCCCTTAAAAAGCTTTCTAATCGTGAATTTGCCTGTGAAGCTGACGCAAGAATGGCTGCTGAACAATGGTTGAAAGAGAATGAATCGTATGAATTCACAAAACTTGATATAAAAACTAAGTCTCACAGGCTTGAAAACAAGAAAGGAAGACCAAGAAAAGATGAAGAGGTACAGACTTTCTACATGATAGAAGCAGAGATTAAACATGATCGGGAGAAAGTACAGGAAAGACGAGCAAAGTTAGGAAGGTTCATTCTTGCAACCAATGATCTGGAGTTGACTCCAGATCAACTCCTGGAATACTACAAGGAACAGGGAACAGTTGAAAGAGGGTTCAGGTTCCTTAAAGATAAGAGTTTCAGAGTGTCTGAGGTATACCTGAAAAAAGAGTCCAGAATAGAAGCACTTGCAATGGTGATGGTTCTGTGCTTATTGTTGTATTCAATAGCTGAGTGGAAACTGAGAACAAGATTGGAAGAAGCAAAAGAAGCTATTAGAAACCAGGTTAAGAAGAAAACACAGACTCCAACGATGAAATGGGTATTCTTCCTGTTCAGAAGAATAACAGAATTAGTGATCGAAATTGATGGAAAAAGGATAAAGAAGGTATTGAATCTAGATGAGGAAAACATTAAAGTGCTGAAACTGATGGGAGAAAAGTACGAAAAATATTATATGTGA
- a CDS encoding homocitrate synthase family protein, giving the protein MSESEQYSRNTLMDFIEYRPLDIEICDVTLRDGEQTPGVVFTKEQKLAVASELDSMGIEVIEAGFPVVSAYEKEIVKEIANQGYDSRICCLSRAVKGDVDAALDCDVDIVSIFIAMSDMHLKYKYHRTLEDMLGCAKEAIEYATDHGLNVRFAAEDASRTPIDRLKQAFKEVENEYKVQYVSLADTIGILNPTTTHYLVSEIFKCVNTSICIHCHDDLGMATANTLAAAEAGAKQLHTTVNGIGERAGNASLEEMLVALRVQYGIERYDTTKLTALSRMISEYSNITPSVNKAVVGQNAFTHESGIHVAAILEEPRTYELFLPEMVGGKRNLVVGKHTGTKALKGIINSIGFCLEREELCALIEKVKVCTDEKRRSISREQLEKLIAQVRQEQKPSASEKEKFSI; this is encoded by the coding sequence ATGTCAGAGAGCGAGCAGTACTCCAGAAATACACTTATGGACTTCATCGAATATCGCCCCCTCGATATCGAAATCTGTGACGTGACCCTGCGCGATGGGGAACAGACCCCTGGTGTTGTGTTCACGAAAGAACAGAAGCTGGCAGTAGCCAGCGAGCTTGATTCCATGGGTATTGAGGTTATAGAAGCCGGCTTTCCGGTAGTTTCCGCATACGAAAAAGAAATCGTAAAGGAAATCGCAAACCAGGGTTATGATTCCAGGATCTGCTGCCTCTCAAGAGCAGTAAAGGGAGATGTTGATGCTGCCCTTGATTGTGACGTCGATATCGTCAGCATTTTCATTGCAATGTCCGACATGCACCTCAAATACAAGTACCACAGGACTCTTGAGGATATGCTGGGCTGCGCTAAGGAAGCTATTGAATATGCAACTGACCACGGTTTAAACGTACGTTTTGCAGCCGAGGATGCAAGCCGCACTCCGATTGACCGCCTCAAGCAGGCTTTCAAGGAAGTTGAGAACGAGTATAAAGTGCAGTACGTAAGCCTGGCAGATACAATCGGTATCCTGAACCCGACCACCACCCATTACCTTGTAAGTGAAATCTTCAAGTGCGTAAACACTTCAATCTGCATCCACTGCCACGATGACCTCGGGATGGCTACGGCTAACACCCTTGCAGCCGCCGAAGCCGGAGCAAAGCAGCTCCATACGACAGTCAACGGGATTGGAGAAAGGGCCGGAAACGCTTCTCTTGAAGAAATGCTGGTTGCCCTTAGGGTACAGTACGGAATTGAACGTTATGATACAACAAAGCTGACCGCGCTCTCCAGAATGATTTCGGAATACTCAAACATCACCCCCTCAGTAAACAAAGCCGTTGTAGGCCAGAACGCCTTTACCCATGAGTCCGGAATTCACGTCGCTGCAATCCTGGAAGAGCCGCGCACTTACGAACTCTTCCTTCCCGAGATGGTAGGTGGAAAGCGCAACCTTGTTGTCGGGAAGCATACCGGGACAAAAGCCCTGAAAGGGATCATCAACAGTATCGGTTTCTGCCTTGAACGGGAAGAACTCTGCGCCCTGATCGAAAAAGTCAAGGTCTGTACCGACGAAAAGCGAAGAAGCATTTCAAGGGAGCAGCTTGAAAAACTGATAGCTCAGGTCAGGCAGGAGCAGAAACCTTCCGCCAGCGAAAAAGAAAAGTTTTCTATCTGA
- a CDS encoding bifunctional fructose-bisphosphatase/inositol-phosphate phosphatase, with amino-acid sequence MTSDSYFLKLCREAYRAAYDATCDLVGTDSASSFVCMGADGTPTTCIDLAAEDAIIEVLKTDGRPMRILSEELGELVTGKSPEFSVVLDPLDGTYNASVGIPFYSVSIAFASHDLSDLRFGYVSNLALREEYYAEAGKGAYLNGNRIKTSVNSDLKSLCVSVYGYRQNVERTRRIYSNVRRVRLFGSVALELCYAASGRLDAFVDVRKALRVTDVAAGQLILEEAGGLVTDGYGKTLRLPDNVTARVEMVASNGRVHKKLLSLLSGG; translated from the coding sequence ATGACTTCAGATTCATATTTTTTAAAATTGTGCCGGGAGGCTTACAGGGCTGCATACGATGCAACCTGTGACCTCGTGGGCACCGATTCGGCGAGTAGCTTCGTATGTATGGGAGCTGACGGAACGCCGACTACATGTATAGACCTTGCAGCAGAAGACGCCATCATTGAGGTGCTTAAAACTGACGGCAGGCCCATGAGGATACTCAGCGAAGAACTTGGTGAACTTGTTACCGGAAAGTCTCCTGAGTTCTCTGTTGTGCTTGATCCCCTTGACGGGACTTATAATGCTTCTGTTGGAATTCCTTTCTACAGCGTATCAATAGCTTTTGCCTCTCACGACCTCTCAGACCTCAGGTTCGGGTATGTGAGCAATCTTGCCCTCAGGGAAGAATATTATGCAGAAGCCGGAAAAGGAGCATATCTGAATGGGAATAGAATCAAGACCTCTGTGAATTCGGACCTGAAGAGCCTCTGTGTCAGTGTGTACGGCTACAGACAGAACGTGGAAAGGACCCGAAGGATATACAGCAATGTCCGCCGTGTTAGACTATTCGGGAGTGTGGCGCTTGAACTGTGTTATGCAGCTTCAGGCAGGCTTGATGCCTTTGTGGATGTCCGAAAAGCTCTGCGGGTAACCGATGTGGCAGCAGGCCAGCTTATCCTTGAAGAAGCTGGCGGGCTTGTTACGGACGGATACGGAAAAACTTTAAGACTTCCTGATAATGTTACTGCCAGAGTGGAGATGGTCGCGTCCAACGGGCGCGTGCATAAAAAACTTTTAAGCTTACTTTCAGGGGGATAA
- a CDS encoding type II glyceraldehyde-3-phosphate dehydrogenase, with the protein MAKAKIAVNGYGTIGKRVADAAQAQDDMEIIGISKTKPNYEAAVAHQLGYDIYAPAANLEAFEKAGMPAAGSIEEMVEKADVIVDCTPGGIGKSNKALYEKAGVKAIWQGGEDHELAGYSFNAVANYEGALGLDFVRVVSCNTTGLCRVIYPIDKAFGTKKVRVTLARRATDPNDIKKGPINAIVPDPIKLPSHHGPDVKTVIPHIDITSAAMKIPTTLMHVHTVNMELKNECTAEDVRQVLGSQSRVRFVGQGITSTAEIMEVARDIKRPRNDMWENCVWPDSITMHEGELYFFQAIHQESIVVPENVDAIRAMMELESDGAKSILKTNKAIGL; encoded by the coding sequence ATGGCTAAAGCAAAGATTGCAGTAAACGGTTACGGAACAATTGGAAAAAGAGTTGCAGATGCCGCACAGGCTCAGGACGACATGGAAATCATAGGTATTTCCAAGACAAAGCCGAACTATGAGGCTGCAGTAGCCCACCAGCTCGGGTATGACATCTATGCCCCAGCTGCCAACCTGGAAGCTTTCGAAAAGGCAGGAATGCCTGCTGCCGGGAGCATTGAGGAGATGGTGGAAAAAGCTGATGTTATAGTGGACTGCACTCCTGGGGGGATTGGGAAATCCAACAAAGCTCTGTATGAAAAAGCCGGAGTAAAAGCTATCTGGCAGGGCGGAGAAGATCATGAACTTGCCGGTTACTCTTTTAACGCCGTCGCAAATTACGAAGGGGCTCTAGGTCTTGACTTCGTACGGGTGGTTTCCTGCAATACTACAGGGCTCTGCAGGGTTATCTATCCCATAGACAAAGCTTTCGGGACAAAGAAGGTCAGGGTAACCCTAGCCAGGAGGGCAACAGATCCCAATGACATAAAGAAAGGCCCGATCAATGCAATCGTGCCGGACCCGATCAAATTGCCTTCCCATCACGGGCCTGATGTGAAGACCGTTATTCCTCACATCGATATCACCTCCGCAGCCATGAAAATCCCGACGACTCTCATGCACGTGCACACCGTAAACATGGAACTCAAGAATGAGTGCACTGCCGAGGATGTCAGGCAAGTGCTCGGATCCCAGTCCAGAGTCCGCTTTGTCGGGCAGGGAATTACCTCCACGGCCGAAATCATGGAAGTTGCCAGGGACATAAAACGCCCCAGAAACGATATGTGGGAGAACTGCGTCTGGCCGGACTCCATCACCATGCACGAAGGAGAACTTTACTTCTTCCAAGCTATCCACCAGGAGTCCATTGTGGTTCCTGAAAACGTGGACGCCATCCGCGCAATGATGGAACTTGAGAGCGACGGCGCAAAATCAATCCTGAAAACAAACAAGGCTATTGGGCTCTGA
- a CDS encoding zinc ribbon domain-containing protein, translating to MCSVGDPFDFNMEGKLPVKEYVCKDCGNKFKGIGKNVKCPACQSSNVAET from the coding sequence ATGTGCAGCGTTGGCGACCCGTTTGATTTCAACATGGAAGGAAAATTGCCGGTTAAAGAGTATGTATGCAAGGACTGTGGGAATAAATTCAAAGGTATTGGGAAAAATGTAAAATGCCCTGCCTGTCAGTCTTCAAATGTAGCAGAAACCTGA